Proteins encoded by one window of Enterobacter pseudoroggenkampii:
- the bglX gene encoding beta-glucosidase BglX, producing MKWLCSVGVAVSLALQPALAEDLFGNHPLTPEARDAFVTELLKKMTVDEKIGQLRLISVGPDNPKEAIRAMIKDGQVGAIFNTVTRQDIRKMQDQVMDLSRLKIPLFFAYDVVHGQRTVFPISLGLASSFNLDAVKTVGRVSAYEAADDGLNMTWAPMVDVSRDPRWGRGSEGFGEDTYLTSTMGKTMVEAMQGKSPADRYSVMTSVKHFAAYGAVEGGKEYNTVDMSPQRLFNDYMPPYKAGLDAGSGAVMVALNSLNGTPATSDSWLLKDVLRDQWGFKGITVSDHGAIKELIKHGTASDPEDAVRVALKSGINMSMSDEYYSKYLPGLVKSGKVTMAELDDATRHVLNVKYDMGLFNDPYSHLGPKESDPADTNAESRLHRKEARDVARESLVLLKNRLDTLPLKKSGTIAVVGPLADSKRDVMGSWSAAGVADQSVTVLTGIKSAVGDNAKVVYAKGANVTNDKDIVTFLNQYEEAVKVDPRTPKEMIDEAVNAAKQSDVVVAVVGEAQGMAHEASSRTDITIPQSQRDLIAALKATGKPLVLVLMNGRPLALVKEDQQADAILETWFAGTEGGNAIADVLFGDYNPSGKLPMSFPRSVGQIPVYYSHLNTGRPYNADKPNKYTSRYFDEANGPLYPFGYGLSYTTFKVSDVKMSAPTMKRDGKVTASVEVTNTGKREGATVIQMYVQDVTASMSRPVKQLRGFEKVNLKPGETQTISFPIDVDALKFWNQQMKYDAEPGKFNVFIGVDSARVNKGEFELL from the coding sequence ATGAAATGGCTATGTTCTGTAGGTGTCGCCGTCAGCCTGGCGCTGCAACCTGCGCTGGCAGAGGATTTGTTTGGCAATCACCCGCTCACGCCTGAAGCACGGGATGCGTTTGTCACGGAATTGCTCAAGAAAATGACGGTCGATGAGAAAATCGGCCAGCTGCGCCTTATCAGCGTCGGCCCGGATAACCCGAAAGAGGCCATCCGGGCGATGATCAAAGACGGGCAGGTAGGGGCCATCTTTAATACCGTCACCCGCCAGGATATCCGCAAGATGCAGGACCAGGTGATGGATCTCAGCCGCCTGAAAATTCCGCTGTTCTTTGCCTATGACGTGGTGCACGGCCAGCGTACCGTCTTCCCGATTAGCCTCGGCTTAGCGTCTTCCTTTAACCTCGACGCGGTGAAAACCGTCGGGCGCGTGTCGGCTTATGAAGCGGCGGACGACGGCCTGAACATGACCTGGGCACCTATGGTGGACGTCTCGCGCGATCCGCGCTGGGGCCGCGGCTCGGAAGGCTTTGGTGAAGATACGTATTTAACCTCCACGATGGGCAAAACCATGGTGGAAGCGATGCAGGGCAAAAGCCCGGCGGACCGCTACTCGGTGATGACCAGCGTCAAACACTTCGCAGCCTATGGCGCAGTGGAAGGCGGTAAAGAGTACAACACCGTCGACATGAGCCCGCAGCGCCTGTTTAACGACTATATGCCGCCGTACAAGGCAGGGCTGGATGCGGGCAGCGGCGCGGTGATGGTGGCGCTGAACTCCCTGAACGGCACGCCGGCGACGTCCGATTCCTGGCTGCTGAAAGACGTTCTGCGCGACCAGTGGGGCTTTAAAGGCATCACCGTTTCTGACCACGGCGCGATTAAAGAGCTGATCAAGCACGGTACCGCCTCCGATCCGGAAGACGCGGTGCGCGTGGCGCTCAAGTCCGGCATCAACATGAGCATGAGCGATGAGTATTACAGCAAATACCTGCCGGGGCTGGTGAAGAGCGGCAAGGTAACGATGGCGGAGCTGGACGATGCCACCCGTCACGTGCTGAACGTCAAATACGACATGGGGCTGTTTAACGATCCGTACAGCCACCTGGGCCCGAAAGAGTCTGACCCGGCAGATACCAACGCCGAAAGCCGTCTGCACCGCAAAGAAGCGCGTGACGTGGCGCGCGAAAGCCTGGTGCTGCTGAAAAACCGCCTCGACACGCTGCCGCTGAAAAAATCTGGCACCATTGCCGTGGTGGGCCCGCTGGCCGACAGCAAGCGCGACGTGATGGGCAGCTGGTCTGCCGCAGGCGTGGCTGACCAGTCGGTGACCGTGCTGACCGGTATCAAGAGTGCCGTCGGTGATAACGCCAAAGTGGTCTACGCCAAAGGGGCGAACGTCACCAACGATAAAGACATCGTCACTTTCCTCAACCAGTACGAGGAAGCGGTCAAGGTCGATCCGCGCACGCCGAAGGAGATGATTGACGAGGCGGTGAACGCCGCGAAGCAGTCTGACGTCGTTGTCGCGGTCGTGGGGGAAGCGCAGGGTATGGCGCACGAAGCCTCCAGCCGGACCGATATCACCATTCCGCAGAGCCAGCGCGATCTGATCGCCGCCCTGAAAGCCACCGGCAAGCCGCTAGTGCTGGTGCTGATGAACGGTCGTCCGCTGGCGCTGGTGAAAGAAGACCAGCAGGCTGACGCCATTCTGGAAACCTGGTTCGCCGGTACCGAAGGCGGTAACGCCATCGCCGACGTTCTGTTTGGCGATTACAACCCGTCGGGCAAGCTGCCGATGTCCTTCCCGCGCTCCGTCGGGCAAATCCCGGTCTACTACAGCCACCTGAACACCGGTCGCCCGTACAACGCCGACAAGCCGAACAAGTACACGTCTCGTTACTTCGACGAAGCTAACGGCCCGCTGTATCCGTTTGGTTACGGCCTGAGCTACACCACCTTCAAGGTCTCTGACGTGAAAATGTCAGCGCCTACGATGAAGCGTGACGGCAAAGTCACCGCCAGCGTTGAGGTGACCAACACCGGCAAGCGCGAAGGGGCAACGGTGATTCAGATGTACGTTCAGGATGTCACCGCGTCGATGAGCCGTCCCGTGAAGCAGCTGCGCGGCTTTGAGAAGGTCAACCTGAAGCCTGGCGAAACCCAAACTATCAGCTTCCCGATCGACGTGGATGCGCTGAAGTTCTGGAACCAGCAGATGAAATATGACGCGGAACCGGGCAAGTTTAACGTCTTTATCGGCGTGGACTCCGCCCGCGTGAATAAAGGCGAGTTCGAACTGCTGTAA
- the dld gene encoding D-lactate dehydrogenase — MSSVRTNDNTAFINELSRLVGSSHLLTDPAKTARYRKGFRSGQGEALAVVFPGTLLELWRVLSACVAADKIILMQAANTGLTEGSTPNGNDYDRDIVIISTLRLDKLHLLDKGEQVLAFPGTTLYSLEKALKPLGREPHSVIGSSCIGASVVGGICNNSGGSLVQRGPAYTEMSLFARIDENGKLTLVNHLGIDLGVTPEQILSKLDDDRVKDEDVQHDGRHAHDHDYVTRVRDIDADTPARYNADPDRLFESSGCAGKLAVFAVRLDTFPAEKKQQVFYIGTNQPEVLTEIRRHILGEFTHLPVAGEYMHRDIYDIAERYGKDTFLMIDKLGTDKMPFFFTMKGRTDAMLEKVSLFKPHFTDRFMQKLGNVFPAHLPERMKTWRDKYEHHLLLKMAGDGIAEAQAWLTEFFKTAEGDFFACTPEEGSKAFLHRFAAAGAAIRYQSVHSEEVEDILALDIALRRNDTEWFEHLPPEIDSKLVHKLYYGHFMCYVFHQDYIVKKGVDAHELKEQMLALLRERGAQYPAEHNVGHLYKAPDALKQFYRENDPTNSMNPGIGKTTRKKYWKESADAEQRITQASD, encoded by the coding sequence ATGTCTTCTGTTCGAACAAACGATAACACGGCTTTTATTAACGAACTGTCGCGCCTGGTTGGCTCCTCTCACCTGCTTACCGACCCGGCCAAAACCGCCCGCTACCGTAAGGGTTTCCGCTCCGGCCAGGGCGAGGCGCTGGCGGTTGTCTTCCCCGGCACGCTGCTGGAGCTGTGGCGCGTGCTGAGCGCCTGCGTCGCCGCCGACAAGATCATTTTAATGCAGGCCGCCAATACCGGCCTGACCGAAGGCTCCACGCCGAACGGCAACGATTACGATCGCGACATCGTGATTATCAGCACCCTGCGCCTCGACAAGCTGCACCTGCTGGACAAAGGCGAGCAGGTGCTCGCGTTCCCCGGCACCACGCTCTATTCCCTGGAAAAAGCGCTTAAGCCGCTGGGTCGTGAGCCGCACTCGGTGATTGGCTCCTCCTGTATTGGCGCCTCGGTGGTCGGTGGGATCTGCAACAACTCCGGCGGCTCGCTGGTGCAGCGCGGCCCGGCCTATACCGAGATGTCGCTGTTTGCCCGTATTGACGAAAATGGCAAGCTGACGCTGGTGAACCATTTGGGAATCGATCTCGGCGTGACGCCGGAGCAGATCCTCAGCAAGCTCGACGACGATCGCGTGAAGGATGAAGATGTGCAGCACGACGGCCGCCACGCGCACGATCACGACTACGTGACCCGCGTGCGGGATATCGACGCCGATACGCCAGCGCGCTACAACGCCGACCCGGACCGCCTGTTTGAATCCTCCGGCTGCGCCGGGAAGCTTGCCGTTTTTGCCGTGCGCCTGGATACCTTCCCGGCAGAGAAAAAGCAGCAGGTATTTTACATTGGTACCAATCAGCCTGAGGTTCTGACCGAGATCCGCCGTCATATTCTGGGTGAATTCACCCACCTGCCGGTGGCGGGCGAGTACATGCACCGGGACATTTACGACATCGCCGAGCGTTACGGCAAAGACACGTTCCTGATGATCGACAAGCTGGGCACCGACAAAATGCCGTTCTTCTTCACCATGAAGGGCCGCACCGACGCGATGCTGGAGAAAGTGTCGCTGTTCAAACCCCACTTCACCGACCGCTTTATGCAGAAGCTGGGCAACGTTTTCCCGGCGCATTTACCGGAGAGGATGAAAACCTGGCGCGATAAGTACGAGCATCACCTGCTGCTGAAAATGGCCGGAGACGGGATCGCCGAAGCGCAGGCCTGGCTGACCGAGTTCTTCAAAACCGCCGAAGGGGATTTCTTTGCCTGTACGCCTGAAGAGGGCAGCAAAGCGTTCCTGCACCGCTTTGCCGCCGCTGGTGCCGCCATCCGATATCAGTCGGTGCATTCCGAAGAGGTGGAAGATATTCTGGCGCTGGATATCGCTCTGCGGCGTAACGATACCGAGTGGTTTGAACACCTGCCGCCGGAAATCGACAGCAAGCTGGTGCATAAGCTCTATTACGGCCACTTTATGTGTTATGTCTTCCATCAGGATTACATCGTCAAAAAAGGGGTCGATGCACACGAACTGAAGGAGCAGATGCTCGCCCTTCTGCGTGAACGTGGCGCACAATATCCTGCGGAACATAACGTCGGACATCTTTATAAAGCCCCCGACGCACTTAAGCAGTTTTATCGCGAGAATGACCCTACAAACAGCATGAATCCCGGCATCGGTAAAACAACGCGGAAGAAATACTGGAAAGAAAGCGCGGACGCGGAGCAGCGCATAACGCAAGCGTCTGATTAA
- a CDS encoding GNAT family N-acetyltransferase: protein MSAIDVLSETELEVRDALPDDVHAIAAIYAWHVLHGRASFEEVPPTIDEMRHRMKSVAENGLPWLIALYRGIVVGYCYATPYRPRHAYRYTLEESIYVDASITGRGFGTALMSALIERCEQGPWRQMIAVVGDGNNNAGSLRLHKKHGFVIVGQLRSVGYKKGDWRDTVIMQRPLNDGDWTLPE from the coding sequence ATGTCGGCTATTGATGTTTTATCCGAGACCGAACTGGAAGTGCGCGATGCCCTTCCCGATGATGTGCATGCCATCGCCGCGATCTATGCCTGGCATGTGCTTCACGGGCGCGCGTCATTTGAAGAAGTCCCCCCCACTATCGACGAAATGCGTCATCGAATGAAAAGCGTGGCTGAGAATGGTTTACCGTGGCTTATCGCGCTGTATCGCGGCATCGTGGTGGGCTACTGCTACGCCACGCCTTACCGTCCGCGACACGCCTACCGCTATACCCTGGAAGAGTCGATTTACGTGGATGCCAGCATCACCGGGCGCGGTTTTGGCACGGCGTTAATGTCTGCGCTAATTGAACGCTGCGAACAAGGTCCGTGGCGGCAGATGATTGCCGTGGTGGGAGATGGCAATAATAATGCCGGTTCGTTACGCCTGCATAAAAAGCACGGCTTCGTGATTGTCGGTCAGCTGCGCAGCGTAGGCTATAAGAAAGGCGACTGGCGGGATACGGTGATTATGCAGCGCCCGCTCAACGATGGTGACTGGACGCTGCCGGAATAA
- the pbpG gene encoding D-alanyl-D-alanine endopeptidase, translated as MLKFRVSLLSLALLLGASAAVPAVAKTPAVTAAAAQPQIASGSAMIVDLNTNKVIYASHPDLVRPIASITKLMTAMVVLDAHLPLDEKLKVDISHTPEMKGIYSRVRLNSEISRKNMLLLALMSSENRAAASLAHHYPGGYDAFIRAMNAKAKSLGMNNTHYVEPTGLSISNVSTARDLTKLLIASKQYPLIGQLSTTREEMATFANPAYTLPFRNTNHLVYRDNWNIQLTKTGFTNAAGHCLVMRTVFNGKPVALVVMDAFGKYTHFADASRLRTWIETGKVQPVPAAALTYKKQKAEQMATAQND; from the coding sequence ATGCTGAAATTCCGAGTCTCTTTACTTAGCCTGGCGCTGTTGCTGGGTGCGTCCGCTGCCGTGCCGGCCGTCGCCAAAACGCCCGCGGTGACCGCTGCCGCTGCCCAACCGCAAATTGCTTCAGGCAGCGCGATGATTGTCGATCTCAACACCAATAAGGTGATCTACGCCAGCCACCCGGACCTGGTGCGCCCGATCGCCTCGATTACCAAATTAATGACCGCGATGGTGGTGCTTGATGCCCATCTGCCGCTGGACGAAAAGCTGAAAGTGGATATCAGCCACACGCCGGAGATGAAAGGGATCTACTCCCGCGTGCGGCTGAACAGTGAAATCAGCCGTAAAAATATGCTGCTGCTGGCGCTGATGTCGTCTGAAAACCGCGCGGCGGCGAGCCTGGCGCACCATTATCCGGGCGGCTACGACGCGTTTATCCGCGCGATGAACGCCAAAGCCAAATCGCTGGGGATGAACAATACGCATTATGTTGAACCGACGGGTCTGTCGATCAGCAACGTCTCCACGGCCCGCGATCTGACGAAACTGCTGATTGCCAGCAAACAGTACCCGCTGATTGGTCAGCTCAGTACCACCCGTGAAGAGATGGCGACCTTTGCGAACCCGGCCTATACGCTGCCGTTCCGCAATACTAACCATCTGGTTTACCGTGATAACTGGAATATTCAGTTAACAAAAACCGGTTTTACCAATGCGGCAGGGCACTGTCTGGTGATGCGCACGGTGTTTAACGGTAAGCCGGTGGCGCTGGTGGTGATGGATGCCTTCGGCAAATACACGCACTTTGCGGATGCGAGCCGCCTGCGTACCTGGATTGAAACAGGAAAAGTGCAGCCCGTTCCGGCCGCCGCATTGACGTATAAAAAGCAGAAAGCGGAGCAGATGGCGACGGCGCAGAACGACTGA
- a CDS encoding Yip1 family protein, translated as MNHVWGLFSHPDREMHVIKSENETVSHHYTHHVLLMAAVPVICAFIGTTQIGWNFGDGTVVQLSWFTGLYLAIVFYGLMLAGVAVMGRVIHWMARNYPQRPSLAHCMVFAGYVATPLFLSGIVALYPLVWLCALIGTIALFYTGYLLYLGVPTFLNINKEEGLSFSSSTLAIGVLVLEALLALTVILWGYGYRLF; from the coding sequence ATGAACCATGTCTGGGGACTTTTCTCCCATCCCGATCGTGAAATGCATGTCATTAAAAGTGAGAACGAAACGGTCTCGCATCATTACACGCACCACGTGCTGCTGATGGCTGCGGTGCCGGTAATATGCGCTTTTATCGGAACGACACAAATCGGCTGGAACTTCGGTGACGGCACCGTGGTTCAGCTTTCCTGGTTTACCGGACTCTATCTGGCCATCGTCTTTTATGGTCTGATGCTGGCGGGTGTGGCGGTCATGGGGCGAGTCATTCACTGGATGGCGCGTAACTACCCACAACGTCCATCGCTGGCGCACTGTATGGTCTTTGCCGGATATGTCGCGACCCCGCTGTTCTTAAGCGGTATTGTTGCGCTCTATCCACTGGTCTGGCTGTGCGCGCTGATCGGTACCATTGCCCTCTTTTACACCGGGTATCTGCTGTATCTGGGGGTTCCAACCTTCCTGAATATCAATAAAGAAGAAGGCCTGAGTTTTTCCAGTTCAACACTCGCTATCGGGGTGCTGGTGCTGGAGGCGCTACTGGCGCTGACGGTGATCCTTTGGGGTTATGGATACCGTCTCTTCTGA
- a CDS encoding DedA family protein, whose product MDINALIEQYGYAALVIGSVAEGETITLLGGVAAHQGLLKFPLVVAAVALGGMIGDQLLYFLGLRFGPTLLKRFTKHQKKIRRAQRLIQRHPYLFVIGTRFMYGFRIIGPILIGASHLPPKIFLPLNIVGAIAWALIFTTLGYVGGEVIAPWLHNLDQHLKHWAWLILVVVAVIGVRLWLKQREKRRDEE is encoded by the coding sequence ATGGATATTAACGCACTCATTGAACAATATGGCTATGCCGCGCTGGTCATTGGTAGCGTGGCAGAAGGCGAAACCATCACCCTGTTAGGCGGCGTCGCCGCGCATCAGGGATTGCTGAAATTCCCGCTGGTCGTCGCCGCGGTTGCGCTGGGGGGGATGATTGGCGATCAGCTGCTCTACTTTCTCGGGCTGCGCTTCGGGCCAACGCTGCTTAAGCGTTTCACAAAGCATCAGAAGAAAATTCGCCGCGCTCAGCGGCTCATTCAACGCCACCCCTATCTGTTCGTCATTGGCACGCGCTTTATGTATGGCTTTCGCATTATCGGGCCGATACTCATTGGTGCCAGCCATCTGCCACCAAAAATTTTCCTGCCGCTCAATATTGTGGGTGCGATTGCCTGGGCGCTGATCTTTACGACGCTCGGTTATGTGGGGGGCGAAGTGATTGCGCCCTGGCTGCATAATCTCGACCAGCACCTCAAGCACTGGGCGTGGCTGATTCTGGTGGTCGTGGCGGTGATTGGGGTTCGACTGTGGCTGAAGCAACGGGAAAAGAGGCGGGATGAGGAGTGA
- a CDS encoding SDR family oxidoreductase: MTRVAIVTASDSGIGKTTALMLAERGFDIGVTWHSDEKGALETCREVEAQGQRAEAIHLDLSTLPEGAEAIETLIARFGRLDVLVNNAGAMTKAPFLEMPFDDWRNIFTVDVDGAFLCSQIAARQMVKQGKGGRIVNITSVHEHTPLPEASAYTAAKHALGGLTKSMAMELVKHNILVNAVAPGAIATPMNDMDDSEVKDGSMPEIPLARPGHTKEIASLVAWLCDSDASYTTGQSFIVDGGFMLANPQFKPEG, translated from the coding sequence ATGACCAGAGTAGCGATTGTTACCGCATCGGATTCCGGGATTGGGAAAACCACGGCCCTGATGCTGGCTGAGCGCGGGTTTGATATTGGCGTCACCTGGCACTCGGATGAGAAAGGGGCGCTGGAAACCTGCCGCGAAGTTGAAGCGCAGGGGCAGCGCGCGGAGGCTATCCATCTTGATTTAAGCACGCTGCCGGAAGGCGCTGAGGCTATTGAAACGCTGATTGCGCGTTTTGGTCGGCTGGACGTGCTGGTCAATAATGCAGGGGCGATGACCAAAGCGCCGTTCCTCGAGATGCCGTTTGACGACTGGCGGAATATTTTCACCGTCGACGTGGACGGCGCGTTTCTCTGTTCACAAATTGCCGCAAGGCAGATGGTGAAGCAGGGGAAAGGGGGGCGGATTGTGAACATCACCTCGGTGCATGAGCACACGCCGCTTCCTGAGGCCAGCGCCTATACGGCGGCGAAACACGCGCTCGGCGGGTTAACCAAATCCATGGCGATGGAGCTGGTTAAGCACAATATTCTGGTGAACGCCGTCGCACCGGGTGCCATTGCTACGCCGATGAATGACATGGACGACAGCGAAGTGAAGGACGGTTCAATGCCGGAAATCCCGCTGGCAAGACCGGGCCATACCAAAGAGATTGCCAGCCTGGTCGCGTGGCTGTGCGACAGCGACGCCAGCTATACAACGGGGCAATCGTTTATCGTCGACGGGGGCTTTATGCTGGCGAACCCGCAGTTTAAGCCGGAGGGGTAG
- the mdtQ gene encoding multidrug resistance outer membrane protein MdtQ, whose protein sequence is MKRSLILSLSVPFALILAACAPEHSTVSPLNTQPAAKSVNTSLHYTDWPKNAWWKAYNDPQLNGLIAKALSDAPDMQIARQRITLAEAQAKATMAADGPQIDFSADAERQKMSAEGLMGPFAITDPAAGTTGPWYTNGTFGLTAGWDLDLWGKNRAQVEARIGKVNAQKAELEQTRQLLASSVARLYWEWQTQAAVGEVLAQIKHEQDNIIGADRELYQHGITSSVEGVETDINASKTEEQLAEVNGKMKAIEARLVALTNSSSVKLTRHALPTVEASLPSTLGYELLARRPDLQEAHWYIEASMSEVEAARAAFYPDVNLMAFLQQDALHLSDLFRSSAQQMGVTAGLTLPIFDSGRLNASLDIAQAQNNLSVANYNKAVVEAVNQVARTASEVETLMAKNGQQQQVEKDAARVVALAQARFSAGIIAGSRVSEARIPALKEHLEGVLLKGQYVDATLQLTSALGGGYHHG, encoded by the coding sequence ATGAAACGTTCTCTTATTTTATCTCTGAGTGTCCCCTTTGCATTAATTCTGGCAGCCTGCGCACCTGAACATTCCACCGTCTCTCCGCTAAATACACAACCGGCCGCCAAGTCTGTGAATACCTCATTGCATTATACCGACTGGCCGAAAAATGCGTGGTGGAAGGCGTATAACGATCCCCAGCTTAACGGGCTTATTGCGAAAGCATTAAGCGATGCGCCGGATATGCAGATTGCCCGTCAGCGGATTACGCTTGCCGAAGCCCAGGCAAAAGCCACTATGGCTGCCGACGGCCCGCAAATTGATTTTTCCGCCGATGCGGAACGTCAGAAAATGTCCGCCGAAGGGCTGATGGGACCCTTTGCCATTACCGACCCGGCGGCAGGGACCACCGGGCCGTGGTACACCAACGGCACCTTTGGCCTGACCGCAGGCTGGGATCTCGATCTGTGGGGTAAAAATCGCGCGCAGGTCGAAGCCCGGATTGGCAAAGTGAATGCGCAAAAAGCGGAGCTGGAGCAGACCCGTCAGCTGCTGGCCAGCAGCGTGGCGCGGCTTTACTGGGAATGGCAAACGCAGGCCGCCGTGGGGGAGGTTCTCGCGCAGATCAAACATGAGCAGGACAATATTATCGGTGCCGATCGCGAGCTGTACCAGCACGGCATCACCTCCTCCGTGGAGGGTGTCGAAACGGATATCAACGCCAGCAAAACCGAAGAGCAGCTGGCCGAGGTCAACGGGAAGATGAAAGCCATAGAGGCGCGTCTGGTCGCGCTGACGAACTCCTCCTCCGTGAAGCTAACGCGGCACGCCTTGCCGACGGTGGAAGCCTCGTTACCGTCGACGCTCGGATATGAACTGCTGGCACGCCGTCCGGATCTTCAGGAGGCGCACTGGTATATCGAAGCCTCCATGAGCGAGGTAGAGGCCGCCAGAGCGGCGTTCTATCCTGACGTGAACCTGATGGCGTTCTTACAGCAGGATGCCCTCCACCTGAGCGATCTGTTCCGTTCATCCGCGCAGCAGATGGGCGTCACCGCCGGGCTGACGCTGCCAATTTTTGACAGCGGCAGGCTGAACGCCAGCCTGGATATCGCTCAGGCGCAGAACAACCTTTCGGTAGCCAACTACAACAAAGCGGTGGTGGAGGCCGTCAATCAGGTGGCACGCACCGCCAGCGAAGTCGAAACGCTGATGGCGAAGAACGGCCAACAGCAGCAGGTTGAAAAAGATGCGGCACGGGTTGTGGCGCTGGCACAGGCGCGTTTCAGCGCGGGGATTATTGCGGGCTCCCGTGTCAGTGAAGCCAGAATACCGGCCCTCAAAGAGCACCTCGAAGGCGTGCTGCTGAAGGGGCAATATGTCGACGCTACCCTGCAGCTGACCTCGGCGCTGGGCGGTGGCTATCATCATGGCTAA
- the dusC gene encoding tRNA dihydrouridine(16) synthase DusC — protein MRVLLAPMEGVLDSLVRELLTEVNDYDLCVTEFLRVVDMLLPVKAFFRLCPELHNQSRTSSGTLVRIQLLGQYPEWLAENAARAVELGSYGVDLNCGCPSKLVNGSGGGATLLKDPELIYRGAKAMREAVPSHLPVTVKVRLGWDSDARQFEIADAVQQAGATELVVHGRTKEEGYKADRINWQAIGEIRKRLTIPVIANGEIWDYESAQACLHATGCDAVMIGRGALNVPNLSRVVKYNEPRMPWADVVTLLQKYSRLEKQGDTGLYHVARIKQWLSYLRKEYDEALGLFQEIRTLQTSSDIARVIQSK, from the coding sequence ATGCGTGTTTTACTGGCCCCAATGGAAGGCGTGCTCGACTCCCTCGTGCGCGAGCTTCTGACCGAGGTGAACGATTACGATCTCTGCGTGACGGAGTTTCTGCGCGTGGTCGATATGCTGTTGCCGGTAAAAGCCTTCTTCCGACTGTGTCCCGAGCTGCACAACCAGAGCCGGACCTCTTCCGGCACGCTGGTGCGTATTCAGCTGCTTGGCCAGTATCCGGAATGGCTGGCGGAAAACGCTGCCCGTGCGGTTGAGCTGGGCTCTTACGGGGTGGATCTCAACTGCGGCTGCCCGTCTAAGCTGGTCAACGGCAGCGGCGGCGGGGCGACCTTGCTGAAGGATCCTGAGCTGATTTATCGCGGCGCGAAAGCCATGCGCGAGGCCGTGCCGTCGCATTTGCCGGTGACGGTTAAGGTGCGCCTGGGGTGGGACAGCGACGCGCGGCAGTTTGAAATCGCCGATGCGGTGCAGCAGGCCGGGGCCACCGAGCTGGTGGTGCATGGCCGTACCAAAGAAGAAGGCTACAAAGCCGATCGTATTAACTGGCAGGCGATCGGTGAGATCCGCAAACGCCTCACCATTCCGGTGATCGCCAACGGCGAAATCTGGGACTACGAGAGCGCGCAGGCCTGTCTGCATGCCACCGGCTGCGATGCGGTCATGATTGGCCGCGGCGCACTGAATGTGCCGAACCTCAGCCGGGTGGTGAAATATAACGAACCGCGTATGCCCTGGGCAGACGTCGTCACGCTGCTGCAAAAATACAGTCGTCTGGAAAAGCAGGGGGACACCGGTTTGTATCACGTCGCGCGAATTAAGCAGTGGCTGAGTTATTTACGTAAAGAGTACGATGAAGCGCTGGGGTTATTTCAGGAGATTCGTACATTACAGACGTCCTCTGATATTGCACGGGTTATTCAGTCAAAGTAA
- a CDS encoding AraC family transcriptional regulator, translating into MPTVIDKTPIHDDAIGWSRGAIRYTRGEVDPPHQHSQGQLLFAIKGVMLVETGSKRWVIPPQRALWIPPFQEHTYSVLSTTELRAVWFSPALIAQCEPFKRKDEVHVIMATALFKELIAGLFSAEYRPASQRSMAVLLLDILSEAQQISAELPMPVDERLHRIACDIIANNLWDLSLERLAERAAMSERTFSRAFINDTGFSFRAWRQRARICASLDLLANGYPVKQVAWMLGFSGPAAFAAAFRAIVGATPGDFLPEQKRFPAI; encoded by the coding sequence ATGCCAACCGTTATCGATAAAACGCCAATTCACGACGATGCTATCGGATGGTCAAGAGGGGCGATTCGCTATACGCGCGGCGAAGTCGATCCGCCTCACCAGCATTCGCAGGGACAACTTTTGTTTGCCATCAAAGGGGTCATGCTGGTCGAAACCGGCAGCAAACGCTGGGTCATACCGCCACAGCGCGCGCTGTGGATCCCTCCCTTTCAGGAGCATACCTACAGCGTGTTATCCACAACGGAGCTGCGCGCGGTCTGGTTTAGCCCGGCGCTGATAGCGCAATGCGAGCCTTTTAAACGGAAAGACGAGGTTCATGTGATTATGGCCACAGCGTTGTTCAAAGAGCTGATTGCCGGGCTGTTCAGCGCGGAATACCGGCCAGCCAGTCAGCGCAGCATGGCCGTTTTGCTGCTCGATATCCTCAGTGAAGCTCAGCAAATCTCGGCCGAATTACCGATGCCCGTGGATGAGCGCTTACATCGCATTGCCTGTGACATCATTGCCAACAATCTCTGGGATCTTTCTCTGGAAAGGCTGGCGGAACGGGCCGCGATGTCTGAACGCACGTTTTCACGCGCGTTTATCAACGATACCGGCTTTAGCTTCCGGGCCTGGCGACAGCGTGCCAGGATTTGTGCCTCGCTGGACCTGCTCGCCAACGGATACCCGGTTAAGCAGGTGGCCTGGATGCTGGGCTTTTCCGGCCCGGCGGCATTTGCGGCGGCGTTTCGCGCCATTGTTGGGGCAACGCCGGGTGACTTTCTGCCTGAACAGAAGCGCTTCCCAGCGATATAG